A window from Amblyomma americanum isolate KBUSLIRL-KWMA chromosome 7, ASM5285725v1, whole genome shotgun sequence encodes these proteins:
- the NiPp1 gene encoding nuclear inhibitor of protein phosphatase 1: MANHYEVPSWAGKPPVGLHLDVLKGEKLIQKLMIDEKKCYLFGRNPDLNDFIIDHQSCSRVHAALVYHKHLQRAFLVDLGSTHGTYIGTIRLEQNKPTQLPVDSRFHFGASTRLYILRERPQKLASRQGDDAATEEAEGGLLGLPETETELDNLTEYNTAHNRRITMLGIPDEELKPPNRKQKNLSVKFNEEEDIINPEDVDPSIGRFRNLVHTAVIPNKKAKMDTGDPLSTLLPDSDKSSHLHPYSKPESTHVSHLSTIFSPMLSAKLGLHLPNPAPDIEPAGAPLAHPAAPVVTAHPSAADANLPPEPKKKKYAKEAWPGKKPVPSLLM, encoded by the exons ATGGCGAATCACTACGAAGTGCCGTCTTG gGCTGGCAAGCCCCCTGTCGGCCTGCATCTTGACGTGCTGAAAGGCGAGAAGCTTATACAG AAATTGATGATAGATGAAAAGAAGTGCTACCTCTTTGGACGGAACCCAGACTTGAATGACTTTATCATTGACCACCAGTCGTGTTCTCGTGTTCACGCAGCCCTTGTCTACCACAAACACCTACAGAGGGCGTTCTTGGTTGATCTGGGAAGCA CACATGGCACTTACATTGGCACTATCCGGCTAGAGCAGAACAAGCCCACCCAGCTGCCTGTGGACAGCAGGTTCCACTTTGGTGCATCCACACGCCTCTACATACTGCGCGAGCGGCCCCAGAAACTGGCCAGCCGGCAAGGCGACGATGCTGCAACCGAGGAGGCGGAAGGTGGCCTCCTGGGCCTCCCCGAGACCGAGACTGAGCTGGAT AATCTGACGGAGTACAACACTGCCCACAATCGGAGAATAACCATGCTAGGAATTCCCGATGAAGAGTTGAAGCCTCCCAACCGGAAGCAGAAAAACCTTAGTGTCAAGTTCAATGAAGAGGAGGACATTATAAACCCGG AGGATGTAGACCCTTCCATTGGGAGGTTTCGCAACCTGGTACACACGGCTGTTATTCCAAATAAG AAAGCAAAGATGGACACAGGCGACCCGCTGAGCACGTTGCTGCCCGACTCGGACAAGTCGAGCCACCTGCACCCGTACTCAAAGCCCGAGTCGACGCACGTCTCTCACCTGAGCACCATCTTCTCGCCAATGCTTTCGGCCAAGTTGGGCCTCCATCTGCCCAACCCCGCACCAGACATCGAACCAGCCGGTGCACCTCTTGCACACCCCGCTGCACCGGTGGTGACGGCACACCCATCTGCAGCTGACGCCAACCTTCCGCCGGAGCCCAAGAAGAAGAAGTATGCCAAGGAAGCATGGCCCGGGAAAAAGCCAGTGCCCTCACTACTCATGTGA
- the Got2 gene encoding glutamate oxaloacetate transaminase 2 codes for MANALKKTLFGSVPKGAYGATCVRACSWWSHVEMGPPDPILGVTEAFKKDTNPKKMNLGVGAYRDDAGKPFVLPSVRKAEEIITSKNLDKEYLPIGGMSEFCNAAAQLAFGEQSEVVNGKRNATVQGISGTGSLTIGAFFLGQFFKGNREIYMPTPTWGNHIPLFKRAGLTVKQYRYYDPKTCGFDFSGALQDIAKIPEESVILLHACAHNPTGVDPKPEQWKEISKVIKSRRLFPFLDMAYQGFATGDIDRDASAVRLFAEDGHGFAVSQSFAKNMGLYGERVGAFSMICGSKEEADRVMSQIKIIVRPTYSNPPIHGARIAHLILTDPELRQQWLKDVKGMADRIISMRTRLRDGLKKEGSTKNWQHITDQIGMFCFTGMTPEQVARLIKEFSVYLTKDGRISVAGISSNNVDYLAHAMHQVTK; via the coding sequence ATGGCAAACGCTTTGAAGAAGACGTTGTTCGGCTCGGTGCCGAAAGGAGCTTACGGCGCAACGTGCGTACGCGCTTGCTCGTGGTGGTCGCACGTCGAAATGGGCCCGCCGGACCCGATCCTCGGCGTCACGGAAGCCTTCAAGAAAGACACCAACCCCAAGAAGATGAACCTGGGCGTCGGGGCCTACCGCGACGATGCTGGAAAGCCGTTCGTGTTACCCAGCGTGCGTAAGGCAGAGGAAATCATCACGTCTAAGAACCTCGACAAAGAGTACCTGCCCATTGGCGGCATGTCGGAGTTCTGCAACGCCGCCGCGCAACTGGCGTTCGGAGAACAGAGCGAAGTCGTAAACGGCAAGCGAAACGCCACTGTGCAGGGCATATCGGGCACGGGTTCGCTCACGATAGGCGCCTTCTTCCTGGGCCAGTTTTTCAAGGGCAACCGCGAGATCTACATGCCCACTCCAACGTGGGGCAACCACATCCCGCTTTTCAAGCGTGCCGGGCTGACGGTCAAGCAGTACCGCTACTACGATCCCAAGACATGCGGGTTCGACTTCAGCGGCGCCCTGCAGGACATCGCCAAGATACCCGAGGAATCCGTCATCCTGCTGCACGCGTGCGCCCACAACCCGACGGGCGTGGACCCGAAACCCGAGCAGTGGAAGGAGATATCCAAGGTGATCAAAAGCCGGCGCCTGTTTCCCTTCCTGGATATGGCGTACCAGGGTTTCGCCACCGGAGACATCGACCGGGACGCCTCCGCGGTGCGGCTGTTCGCCGAAGACGGCCACGGCTTCGCCGTCTCGCAGTCGTTCGCCAAGAACATGGGCCTGTACGGAGAGCGCGTGGGCGCCTTCTCCATGATCTGCGGCTCCAAGGAGGAGGCGGACCGCGTCATGTCCCAGATCAAGATCATCGTGCGCCCCACCTACTCGAACCCGCCCATCCACGGCGCGCGCATCGCGCACCTCATCCTGACCGACCCCGAGCTCCGCCAGCAGTGGCTCAAGGACGTCAAGGGCATGGCAGACCGCATCATCAGCATGCGGACACGGCTTCGCGACGGCCTCAAGAAGGAGGGCTCAACGAAGAACTGGCAGCACATCACAGATCAGATCGGCATGTTCTGCTTCACCGGCATGACCCCGGAGCAGGTGGCACGGCTCATTAAGGAGTTCAGCGTCTACCTCACCAAGGACGGCCGCATCTCTGTGGCAGGCATCTCATCTAACAACGTGGACTACCTGGCGCACGCGATGCACCAAGTCACCAAGTGA